The Neodiprion fabricii isolate iyNeoFabr1 chromosome 4, iyNeoFabr1.1, whole genome shotgun sequence genome window below encodes:
- the LOC124180067 gene encoding 2-oxoglutarate dehydrogenase, mitochondrial isoform X7: MDRVFKLPSTTFIGGKEKSLPLREILKRLESAYCGHIGVEFMFINSLEQCNWIRQKMETPGIMEITSDEKRLILARLTRATGFEAFLAKKWSSEKRFGLEGCEILIPAMKQVIDKSTELGVESIVMGMPHRGRLNVLANVCRKPLNQIFTQFAALEAADDGSGDVKYHLGTYIERLNRVTNKNIRLAVVANPSHLEAVDPVVQGKTRAEQFYRGDGEGKKVMSILLHGDAAFCGQGVVFETMHLSDLPDYTTHGTVHIVVNNQIGFTTDPRHSRSSPYCTDVARVVNAPIFHVNSDDPEAVMHVCKVAAEWRATFHKDVVIDLVSYRRNGHNEIDEPMFTQPLMYRKIRNTPPGLTLYADKLISEKVVTPEEVKDVKEKYEKICEDAYNNAKQETHIKYKDWLDSPWSGFFEGKDPLKSSPTGIKEDTLVHIGKKMSSPPPNAAEFVIHKGIERILKSRMDMIEARTVDWALGEAMAFGSLLKEGIHVRLSGQDVERGTFSHRHHVLHHQTVDKATYRPLCYMYPDQAPYTVCNSSLSEFGVLGFELGYSMTNPNALVCWEAQFGDFNNTAQCIIDQFISSGQAKWVRQSGLVMLQPHGLEGMGPEHSSARLERFLQMSADDPDYFPPESEEFAVRQLHDINWIVANCSTPANYFHILRRQIALPFRKPLILMTPKSLLRHPEARSSFDLMTEDTHFLRVIPEEGPAAQNTNNVKKLLFCSGKVYYDLTKARKEKQLEDTVSIARVEQISPFPYDLVKKEAEKYPNAELVWTQEEHKNQGAWTYVQPRFHTALHGGRDVGNGDVQKDSASKISGSWFSNWLSSSKPPQPSTVSKPQTAETANPKERIVRYVGRPTAASPATGSKMQHLKELKQLLDDAFSI; encoded by the exons ATGGACCGTGTTTTCAAACTCCCATCGACAACATTTATTGGTGGAAAAGAGAAGTCGTTACCACTACGAGAGATTCTAAAACGACTAGAATCTGCTTACTGCGGACACATTGGAGTTGAGTTTATGTTCATAAACTCGCTTGAACAATGTAACTGGATCCGACAAAAGATGGAGACTCCTGGTATAATGGAAATAACAAGCGACGAGAAGCGGCTAATTCTAGCAAGGTTGACCAGAGCGACTGG TTTTGAGGCATTCTTGGCTAAAAAATGGTCATCCGAAAAGCGGTTTGGCTTAGAAGGTTGTGAGATCTTAATTCCTGCTATGAAACAAGTCATAGACAAGTCAACAGAATTAGGTGTGGAGTCTATTGTTATGGGAATGCCACATCGAGGTCGACTCAACGTACTGGCTAATGTTTGCCGCAAGCCTCTGAATCAAATATTCACACAATTTGCTGCTCTTGAAGCAGCTGATGAC GGATCTGGTGATGTCAAATATCACTTGGGTACTTACATCGAGCGCCTGAATCGtgtcacgaacaaaaatattcgTCTAGCCGTGGTTGCAAATCCTTCCCACTTAGAAGCTGTCGATCCAGTCGTCCAAGGAAAAACACGAGCTGAACAATTTTACCGCGGAGACGGTGAAGGCAAAAAG GTTATGTCAATCCTTTTGCACGGAGACGCTGCCTTCTGTGGTCAAGGTGTagtttttgaaacaatgcaCTTGTCTGATTTGCCCGACTACACGACGCACGGAACTGTTCACATTGttgtaaataatcaaattgGTTTCACTACCGACCCTCGTCATTCAAGATCATCACCATACTGTACAG aTGTCGCGAGAGTCGTGAATGCTCCAATTTTCCATGTGAACTCCGACGACCCTGAGGCCGTAATGCACGTTTGCAAAGTAGCAGCTGAGTGGCGTGCAACATTCCACAAAGATGTGGTCATTGACTTGGTATCTTACAGACGCAATGGACATAACGAAATCGACGAGCCAATGTTTACACAACCCTTAATGTACAGAAAAATCCGCAACACTCCGCCAGGTCTTACTTTGTACGCTGACAAACTCATTAGCGAGAAAGTTGTAACACCTGAGGAAGTCAAG gATGTTAAAGAGAAATATGAGAAAATATGTGAAGACGCATATAATAATGCAAAGCAAGAAACACACATCAAGTACAAAGATTGGCTAGACTCGCCATGGTCAGGCTTCTTCGAAGGCAAAGATCCCCTCAAATCGTCTCCTACTGGGATCAAGGAAGATACTCTAGTTCACATTGGCAAAAAAATGTCTTCTCCGCCGCCTAATGCTGCCGAATTTGTCATTCATAAAG gtaTCGAGCGCATTCTTAAGTCTAGGATGGATATGATAGAGGCCCGCACTGTTGATTGGGCTCTTGGCGAGGCTATGGCCTTTGGCTCACTGCTGAAGGAAGGAATTCACGTCAGATTGTCTGGCCAGGATGTCGAACGTGGAACTTTTTCTCATAGACATCATGTACTGCACCATCAGACTGTAGACAAAGCAACTTACAGACCATTATGTTACATGTATCCAGACCAAGCACCATACACTGTCTGTAATAGTTCCCTCTCCGAGTTTGGTGTTCTCG GTTTTGAGCTAGGTTATTCAATGACTAATCCGAATGCGTTAGTATGCTGGGAAGCTCAGTTCGGAGACTTTAATAACACCGCGCAATGTATCATTGATCAATTTATCAGCAGTGGACAAGCGAAATGGGTCCGTCAATCTGGCCTTGTTATGCTACAACCTCACGGACTTGAAGGAATG gGTCCAGAACACTCCAGCGCCCGGCTGGAACGTTTCTTACAAATGTCTGCCGATGATCCAGATTATTTCCCACCAGAAAGCGAAGAGTTTGCCGTGCGTCAGCTGCATGATATAAACTGGATCGTAGCCAACTGCAGCACACCCGCTAATTACTTCCACATTTTGCGCCGTCAAATTGCGCTTCCGTTCCGTAAACCCTTGATCCTCATGACACCAAAATCTCTCCTTCGTCACCCAGAGGCTAGATCCAGTTTCGACCTAATGACGGAAGACACGCATTTCTTGAGAGTTATTCCTGAAGAAGGTCCTGCTGCCCAAAACACCAATAATGTAAAGAAACTACTTTTTTGCTCTGGTAAAGTCTACTACGACTTGACTAAGgctagaaaagaaaaacagctCGAGGATACAGTATCTATTGCCAGGGTTGAACAG ATATCACCTTTCCCGTACGACTTGGTTAAAAAAGAAGCCGAGAAGTATCCTAATGCAGAATTAGTCTGGACGCAGGAGGAGCACAAGAATCAAGGGGCATGGACGTATGTTCAACCACGATTCCACACTGCACTTCATGGTGGTCGTGATGTTGG TAACGGAGACGTGCAGAAAGATAGCGCAAGCAAAATTAGTGGAAGTTGGTTTAGTAACTGGTTGTCTTCGTCCAAACCACCTCAACCATCCACAGTATCGAAACCTCAAACAGCAGAAACGGCAAATCCAAAAGAGCGAATAGTGag ATACGTTGGTAGACCAACAGCTGCATCTCCAGCGACTGGTAGCAAAATGCAGCATCTCAAAGAACTGAAACAACTTCTGGACGACGCCTTTTCAATCTAA